The Pigmentiphaga aceris DNA segment CATCCGTTTCGACCGCTTGCTGGAACGTGCCACCGATGGGGTGGTGAACGAGGTCATCCTCGCCACCAACTTCACCACCGAAGGCGAAACCACCGCGCATTACCTGACTGAATTGATGCGTGCGCGTGGCTTGCGTGTCACCCGCCTTGCGCGTGGTGTGCCGGTCGGCAGCGAACTGGAATATGTCGATGCCGGCACCATTGCCTGGGCCTTGATGGACCGCCGCGCGCCTTGAGCGCATTGTCATCACACCAGGTGATGCAGCAACAGGCTGGAAAGTTCGGTCTGCCCAAGCGCTCCGCAATGTGCCAATCTGCAAGTGTCAATCTCTGCTTATCGCCCAAAGTGCCATATTGCGGTTTTTGTGGTGCTGATTCGGGATCATCCTCATGCGTTACCTTGAGGCAAACCGATATCATCGTGCGGCGATAGACGCGCTGGAAAAAGAGGGTGCACCGCTTGTGCCCCGGCCGGCGTCGCTGCTTTCCATCGCCGGAGACCCTCGATGACCTTCACCCGACGCGACATCATCAAGCTGGCCGGCACGGCCGCTGCCCTCCAACTGTTCCCGGCATTCGTGCACGCCCAGGGCCTCGAAAAGAAAAAGGTCAGCATTGCGGTTGGCGGCAAGAACCTCTTCTATTACTTGCCGCTGACGATCGCAGAACAGCGCGGTTATTTCAAAGATGAAGGTCTGGACGTCGAAATCTCGGACTTCGCCGGTGGCTCGCGCGCCTTGCAGGCCGTGGTCGGCGGTAGCGCCGACGTGTGCTCGGGCGCGTTCGAACACACCATCAGCCTGCAGAACAAGGGCCAGGCCTTCCGCGCCTTCGCCCTGCAAGGCCGTGCGCCGCAGATCGTGATGGCGGTGTCCACCAAGACTTTCGCCAACTACAAGACGCCGGCCGACCTGAAAGGCAAAAAGATCGGCGTGACGGCACCGGGCTCGTCGACCAACATGATGGTCAACTTCTTCCTGGCCAAGCACGGCCTGAAGGCGTCCGATGTGTCGATCATCGGCGTGGGCGCTGCCGCTGGCGCGGTTGCCGCCATGCGTTCGGGCCAGATCGATGCGATCTCCAACCTTGACCCGGTCATCACCACGCTGGAACGTGCTGGCGATATCCGCATCATCTCGGACACCCGCAGCCTGAAGGACACGGAAACCATCTTCGGTGGCCCGATGCCCGCCGCGTGCCTGTACGCGGCGCAAGCCTTCCTGGACAAGAACCCGAACACGGCGCAAGCCCTGGCCAACGCCATCGTGCGCGCCAACAAGTGGCTGCAAACGGCCGGCCCCTCGGAAATCGTGAAAAACGTGCCGGAATCCTTCCTGCTGGGTGACCGCGCGCTGTACATCGATTCCTTCCAGAAGGGCAAGGAAGCGATCTCGCCGGACGGCGTGGTCCCGGAAGCTGGTGCGGCAACCGCACTGCGCGCCCTGGCTGCCTACGACACGGCCATCGACGCCAAGAAGATCGACTTGTCGCGCATCTACACGAACGAGTTCGTGAAGAAGGCGAACCAGAAATACCCGAACGGCTAAGTTCGTCACTGCGCCGCGGCGTGTGTCCAGTGGGCACACGCCGCGGCTTTTTTCATGATTACAGGAGTCGGGTTTGTCGACCGTATCATCCGCCACCCCCGCGTCCGCACCCGCGCTTCGCTTTGAAAACCTGACCTGCACCTTCGTGTCGCGTGAAGACCGCTCGCAGCGCTACACCGCTGTGAGGGACACCACCATGTCGGTGGAAGCAGGCGAGTTCGTCTCCGTCGTCGGCCCCACGGGCTGCGGCAAATCCACCTTGCTGAACATCGCTGCCGGCCTGTTGCAACCCTCGTCGGGCAGCATCAGTGTGTTCGGCAAACCGCTGGAAGGCATCAACACGCGCGCGGGCTACATGTTCCAGGGCGATGCATTGCTGCCCTGGCGCAATGCGCTGGACAACGTGGTTGCAGGACTGGAATTCGCGGGCGTGGGCCGCAGCGAAGCCGTCGAGCGCGGTGAAGAATGGCTGCGTCGGGTTGGTCTGGGTGGCTTCGGCGACCGCTTCCCGCACCAGATGTCGGGCGGCATGCGCAAGCGCACCATGCTGGCACAGACGCTGATCCGCGACCCGGACATCATCCTGATGGACGAACCGTTCTCGGCGCTTGATATCCAGACGCGTCAGCTGATGGAAAACGAAGTGCTGGAATTGTGGATGGCCAAGCGCAAGGCCGTGCTGTTCATCACGCACGATCTGGATGAAGCCATTGCCATGAGCGACCGGGTCATCGTGCTGTCAGCAGGCCCGGGCACCCACCCGATCGGTGAATTCGCGATCGACCTGCCGCGCCCGCGCGACGTGTCGGAAGTGCGCATGCACCCCCGTTTCGTCGAGCTGCACGCCGCCATCTGGGGCGTGTTGCGCGAAGAAGTTCTCAAGGGCTATGCCCAGCAAAAGTTGGTCGCGTAAGCGCCATACCAAAGGGCATCAGCATTATGTGGAATCTCATCAAACCCAGTCACAAGACCCTGCGCCTGTGGCAGTTGGCGGTACTGGTCGTCATCCTGGCCGTCTGGCACGGCATCACACGTGACCCGGCGGTTGCGTTCTTCTTCGGTGAACCGATCAAGGTCTTCCTGCGCGTGTGGCAGTGGTTCGTCACCGACGCCGACATCTATACCCACCTGGGCATCACGCTGCTGGAAACCATGCTGGCGTTTGCCATCGGCACGATTGCCGGTCTGGGCTTCGGCCTGTGGCTCGCGCTGTCGACCATGGCGGGTGCCATCCTGGACCCGTACATCAAGGCCATGAACTCGATGCCACGGGTGATCCTGGCGCCGATCTTCGCGCTGTGGTTCGGCCTGGGCATCTGGTCCAAGGTGGCACTGGCCGTCACGCTGGTGTTCTTCATCGTGTTCTTCAACGTCTACCAAGGCGTGAAGGAAGTCAGCCCGGTGGTCCTGGCCAACGCCCGCATGCTGGGTGCCAATGGTCGTCAGCTGCTGCGTCAGGTCTACCTGCCGTCGGCCACCAGCTGGGTGTTCTCCAGCCTGCATACGTCGGTCGGTCTGGCCTTCGTGGGCGCGGTGGTGGGTGAATACCTGGGCAGCGCACGCGGGGTCGGTTATCTGATTCTGCAGGCCGAAGGCACCTTCGACGTGAACACCGTGTTTGCCGGCATCATCGTGCTGACGGCGTGCGCGCTGTTCCTGGATCTGATGGTGGGCGTGGTCGAAAAGCGCCTGATGAAGTGGCAACCAAAGTCGGGTGAAACCGAGCGCCTGTAAGCGCACGGTACGAACGTGCTGCGCCGTCGATCCGGTCACGCAGCACGAACCAGTTGTTGTCACACGCAATAAAAGCGTACCAAACGGCCTTGGGGTTATCCCGAGGCCGTTTTCATTTCCGCGTCAGTCATGGGAAGTCGAAAGGTCGTCACCTTCCCGCCCAGCGCCAGACGTGACGTTTTGTAATCCAGTCACGAATAAAATTCGTACATCAGGCCGAATTAATATCGTTTTGCGCTGAAACCACACGGCTTTTAAATGGGCGTTCGTTCACCAACCGAGCCTCATTCAGATGAATCCCATCGGCTACCGCATGCTTGAGCGGTCCTCCTCGCCCGTGACCAGTGATGTTCTGCAGCAATTTGCCACCGTCGGCACCGCGCAGATCAGCGATTGCATGCAGCGCCTGTACGGCGCAGACGGTCTGCGACCGATGCATGGCGGCACGGGCCGGATGGTTGGCCTGGCAGTGACCGTGAAGGTACGCCCGGGCGACAACCTGATGATCCACAAGGCGATCGAGATGGCTGGCCCCGGCGACATCATCGTGGTCGATGGCAGCGGCGACACCACCAACGCGCTGGTCGGCGAACTGATGATGATGGCTGCCCACGAGCGCGGCATTCTCGGTTTTGTGATCGACGGCGCGATCCGCGATCTGGACGTGTTCGCCCAAGGCGAATTCGGCTGCTTCGCACGCGGCGTGTCGCACAAGGGTCCGTACAAGGATGGCCCGGGCGAAATCAACGTGCCGGTGTCGATCGGTGGCCAGGTCATCTGCGCAGGCGACGTGATCGTCGGTGACGCCGATGGCGTGGTGGGCATTCCTGCTGCGCATGCCGCAGACATCCTGGTGCTGGCGCTGAAGAAAGAGAACGCCGAACTGGTTTCCAAAGAAAAAATCCTGGCCGGCACGTACCAAAAGCCCTGGCTTGAAAAAACCATTGCTGAAAAGACCGGAGCAGCCTGATGTCCTTCATTTCCGAAAAAATCCGTCGCATCAAGCTGTCGCCCAGCGTGGCCGCGCGCGCCATCATCGCTGAACTGCGTGAGCAAGGCCGTCGTGTCATCGACCTGACCATCGGCGAGCCCGATTTCTCGACCCCCAAGCACATCTGCGACGCGGCCAAGGCTGCGATGGACCGAGGCGAAACCAAGTACCCCGCCGCCCAGGGCACCCCGGCGCTGCGCAAGGCTGCCCGCGTGCGCCTGTTGCTGGACACCGGTGTGGACTACCCGGTCGGCCAGATCATCGTCAGCACTGGTGCCAAGCAAGTGTTGTTCAACGGCCTGGCTGCCACGCTGAACGACGGCGACGAAGTGATCATTCCCGCGCCGTTCTGGGTGTCGTACCCCGACATGGTGCTGGTCAACGGCGGCGTGCCGGTGCCGGTCACCACCACGCCGGCCACCGGCTACAAGCTGACCCCGGAAGCCCTGGAAGCCGCGATCACCCCGCGCACCAAGTGGCTGATGATGAACGCCCCCAGCAATCCCACCGGTGCCGTCTATGGCAAGGAAGAATGGGAAGCGCTGGCTGCGGTGCTGCGTCGCCACCCGCACGTCTGGTTGATGACCGACGACATCTACGCGCGTCTGGGCTTCCTCGACACCGCCGCTGTGCATCCGCTGCAAGTCGCGCCCGATCTGGCGCCGCGCACCCTGGTGGTCAATGGTGTGTCGAAGGCCTACGCGATGACGGGCTGGCGCATCGGTTATGGTGCAGGCCCGGATGAACTGATCAAGGCCATGGCCATCCTGCAATCGCAAAGCACCTCGGGTGCCTCGTCGATCAGCCAGGCCGCCGCGCTGGAAGCGCTGTCCGGCCCGCAGGATTGCGTGGTCGAATTCGCCAAGATCTTCCGTGCACGCCGTGACGTCGCCGTGGCCGAACTGTCGAAGACGCCGGGCCTGACGGTAGTCGTGCCGGAAGGCGCGTTCTACGTCTTCCCCGACTGCAATGCACTGCTGGGCAAGAAGACGCCCGACGGCAAGGTGATCGCCACCGACAACGATCTGACAAATTACTTCCTGCGCGATGCAGGTGTGGCCGTGATCGACGGTCATGCCTACGGCGCGCCGGGCACGTTCCGCCTGTCGTTCGCGGCATCGGAAGACGACATTCGGGCTGGTTGCGCAGGCATCCGGGCCGCTTGCGAAAAGCTGAGCTAAGACCAATCCCCCCCTTAGATCCACCGAGGAGCACACATGAAACTGACCAACATCGCATACGGCCTGCTGGCCCTGACGCTCGCAAGCGCCGCCACTGTGGCGAAAGCCGACCAATTGGACGACGTGAAGAAGAAGGGCGAACTGGTGTGCGGCACCCTCGGCACCTCGCAGCCCTTCAGCTTCCAGGACCCGGCCACCCGTGAACTGGTGGGCTACGACATCGACATGTGCACCCTGGTTGCCAAGAAGATTGGCGTGAAGATCCAGTTCAAGCAGATCTCGGTCGCCGCGCGTATCCCTGAGCTGAACGAAAGCCGCGTCGACATTCTGGCCGCGAACCTGGGTTACTCGCCTGATCGCGCCGAGCAGATCTCGTTCAGCCACGCCTACTACGTCAGCCCGCAGAAGCTGCTGGTTCGCGCTGATTCGCCCTACCAGACCATCGACTCGCTGGACGGCCAGCGCATCGGTGCGACCAAGGGTTCCAGCTCGGAGCGCCAGATCAAGGAACGCTTCACCAAGTCGCAAGTGATCGGCTACGCCGACAGCCCGGCCGCTTACCTCGCCCTGCAGCAAAAGAAGGTCGAGGCGCAATTCGCGTCCGAGCTGATCATGGCCCGCCTGGTCATGCAATCGCCCCCGAGCTCGCCGGTTCGCATGATCGAACAGCCGGTGTTCAACGAGGCCTGGGGCCTGGGCGTACGCAAGTCTGAAGGTCAATTCCTGCGTCAGGTGAACCGCGCGCTGGAAGAAGCCGAAGCAACCGGTGAAGCCAAGAAGATCTTCGAGAAGTGGTTCGGTCCCAACACCGAATACAAGATCAATCGTTCGTTCACCATTGGCCGTATCGTTGGCTGATTGAACGTCTGATCGAAGCTTCGATCTTTCGTGTGTCCCGGCCGTGCTATTGAGCGGCCGGCAGGCAACGGGCTGGCCTATCGACTGAACGGCTGGCCCGTTGCCATGTGCGCCGCTGCCTCGGGGCGGCGTGCACACCGCTTCACGGCGCCATGTTCCATGGCGTTCCGCCCGTCATTCGTCGCCGCTGGCGACTTCCACGAGAAAACCCGCCACATGAGCTTTCTCACTAACGCCCAATTGCTCTCGATGCTCGAAGGCATGCTGACCACGGTTCAGCTGTTCGCGATCTGTTGGGTGATGGCCTTCATGCTTGCCGTGGTGCTGGTGGTAATTCGCACCATCGACTTCGCGCCTTGCCGCTGGTTCGTCGACGCCTACGTCGAGTTCCATCGCAACGTGCCCTTGCTGGTGCTGGTGCTGTTCTGGTATTTCGGCATGCCCGAGTTGCTGCCCGAATCCTTCCGCACCTGGCTCTACGCCCACAATGCCGAAATGTCGCTGGCTGCCATCGCCTTGTCGCTTGGCTCGGCCGCCTACATCTCTGAGGACATCCGCAGCGGGCTGCGCGCCATCCCGGCTACGCAGTTCGAAGCGTCGCGTGCCCTGGGTTCCAGCTTCCTGCAGACCATGCGTTTCGTGATTGTGCCGCAGGCCATCCGCACCTCGATTCCGCCGCTGGTCAGCCGCGCGCTGCTGCTGTTCAAGAACACCTCGGTGGCCATGGCCATCGGCGTGGTGGAACTGACCTACCGCGCTCGCGAGATCGAAAGCGAGACCTACCGCACCTACGCCACCTTCGGCGCAGCGACCATCATGTACCTGCTTGGCTCGTTCCTGATCATGTTTGTCGGGTCCCGTCTCTACAAGCGTTATCGCATCAACACGGGAGCCGGCCATGCTTGAGATCCTGCAGGACTTCTGGCTCCAGCTGCTGATCGGCCAGTACCCCAAGGGGCCGCTCGGCGGCGTGGTGATGACGCTGATCCTGGCGGTGTGCGGCATGCTCGCATCGCTGCCCTTGGCCGTGCTGCTGGCCATCGCCCGCGTCAGTCCCTATCGCTGGGTGGCCCGCAGCGCAGCGGTCTTCGTCAACTGCGTGCGCGGCATGCCGCTGCTGATGCTGATCTTCTGGTCCTACTTCGTGTTGCCCAAGCTGACTGGCTTTTCGCTGAGCGGCTTCTGGACCTTGCTGATCGCGCTCGTAGTCTATGAAAGCGCCTACATGTCCGAGGTGGTGCGTTCTGGCATCGAAGCCTTGCCGCGTGGCCAGATCGAGGCCTCGCGCTCGCTGGGCGTGGGCTACTGGACCACCATGCGCAAGGTGGTACTGCCGCAGGCCTTGTTCAACGTCTTGCCCAGCATGACCAGCCAATTCGTCTCCACCATCAAGGAGACCTCGCTCGGTTACGTGATCAGCGTGAACGAACTGACTTTCGCAGCCAACCAGGTCAACAACATGTTGCTGACCAAGCCGCTCGAAGTGTTCGGCTTGCTGGCCCTGATTTATTTCATCGTGTGTTTCAGCATGAGCCGCGCGCTGCGCTCGCTGGAATGGCGGGTGCGCCGTGCGCGCGCCATGGTTTGAGGATTCGTCATGATCAAGCTCCAGCAAGTCAATAAATGGTACGGCGAGCACCACGTGCTCAAGGAAGTGGACCTGGACGTCGCACGCGGTGAAGTGGTGGTGGTGTGCGGGCCGTCGGGCTCGGGCAAGTCCACCCTGATCCGCACGATCAACCGTCTGGAACCGATCGGCAAGGGCAAGATTCTGGTCGATGGCGAAGACGTGCATGCCAAGGGCACGAACATCAATCGCCTGCGCCAGAAGATCGGCTTCGTGTTCCAGCAGTTCAACCTGTTCCCGCACATGAGCGTGCTGGACAACGTGATGTATGCGCCGATCAACATCCTGAAGCAGCCGCGCGCGGAAGCCACCGAGCTTGCCCGCAGCCTGCTTGAGCGCGTTGGCCTGGCCGACAAGGTCAAGGCCTTCCCGGGCAATCTGTCGGGTGGTCAGCAACAGCGCGTGGCGATTGCCCGCGCGTTGGCGCTCAAGCCGCCGGTCATGTTGTTCGACGAACCCACCAGCGCACTCGACCCGGAAATGGTCGGCGAAGTCTTGCAGGTGATGAAGTCGCTGGCACGTGACGGCATGACCATGGTCTGCGTCACCCACGAAATGGGCTTTGCCCGCGAAGTGTGTGACCGCGTGATCTTCATGGACGGTGGTGTGATCCTGGAAAGCGCCACGCCCGAGGAGTTCTTCAGTGCACCGAAGACCCCGCGTGCGCAGCGCTTCCTGGCCGACGTGATCGGCCACTGAGCCTGATCGTGCATTGAGTCTGCTTGGGGTAATCGGCATGTGCGCAAGGGGGTGTTATGGTTGACCGTCGTCACCCGGTGCCCACTGCGCGCATGTACACCCTCAAGCAACTCGAAGCGTTCTACTGGAGCGCCACCCTTGGCAGCTTCAACGCATCGTCGAACCGGCTGCACACCACGCAGTCGGCCATCGCCAAGCGTGTAGGCGAACTCGAATCGTTTGCCGGCATGCCGCTGTTCGAGCGGCAGGCGCGCCGTCTGCTGCTGACGCAGCAAGGGCACAAGTTGCTGGTCATGGCGCGCGAAATGCTGGAACTGAACCAGCGCATCGTGCAGAGCATTGGCGACCCTTCCTCGCTGGAAGGCGTCGTTCGGCTGGGCGTGACCGAGCTGGTCGGCCTGACCTGGCTGGCCACCTTGATCGACGAGATCAGCCGCCGTTATCCCAATGTGCAATTGATGCCCGAGATCGATGGCGGGCTGACGCTGTACGAACGCTTGCAACGCGACGAACTGGACTTGGCGTTCATGCCCGGGCCGTTCTGGAGCTACGAATACGACAGCACGCCGCTGGGTTCGGTGCGCAACGTGTGGATGGCCAGCCCCGACATCGACATTGAATCCGGACGGGAGCTGACACCGCATGACCTGGCACCGTATCCGGTGATCTCACAGCCGCCGAATTCGGCCTTGTCGCACATTTACGATGCCTGGTTTGCCGAGCAAGGCATGTCGGTCAAGCGGGTGTTCACCTGCAATAACCTGGGTGTGACAGCGCAACTGACAGCGCTGGGCATGGGCATCAGTTATCTGCCCGATGCGTACTTTTCGCCGGTGGTGGCGCGCGGTGTATTGCGGCGGCTGGACGTGAAGCCGGATCTTCCGCCCATCCATTACTACTCGGTCTGCAAGAAGAGTTTCGTCACGCCCTTGCTGTCCACACTGGTGGATGTGGCGTGCGAAGTGGCGCGTTTCGATATTCCGGGTGGGACGTCGAGACGGCAGGGGGGTACGCCGTCGGAAGCGTCTCCGTGATGGGCGCGGGCGGTCGTTAGAAGATCGCTTGAACGTATTCTTTGGACCTGCCTCGCATCATTCCTTGGTCCGCATCGCATTCGCAAAATCAACGAACGCCCGCAGCGGTGCCGGCAGGTGCCGACGCCCCGAGTAGTACAGGAAAGGACCGGAGAAGCCCGGCCACCAGTCGCTCAGCACGGGTTCCAATTCGCCACGATCGAAGTAGGGCTGCAACCAATCTTCAAACAGGAAGATGATGCCGTTGCCAGCCACCGCTGCCGCCACCGCGAGTTCGATGGCAGCGCCGATTTCTACAACCAGCGGCCCCTTCGCATCCACGGTTACCGTTTCGCCATCGCGCTCGAATTGCCACGGAGGAGCCGCACCGCTTGCGTGCCGAATGCGCAGGCAACTGTGGTCAAGCAGGTCACGCGGGTGGGCAGGGCGACCGCGCTGGTTCAGGTAGGCGGGCGCTGCGGCCGTCGCAAAACGCTGCCATCTTGGCCCGATGGGCACGGCGATCATGTCCTGTTCCAGCCGTTCCTCGTAGCGGATGCCGGCGTCGCAGTTTTCTGCCACCAGATCCACAAAACGATCCTGCGCGATCACTTCCACGCAGATGTCCGGGTAGGCCGCCAGGAAAGGCGGCACGATGCGCGGCAAGATGGTGTGCGCCACATTCACCGGCACGTTTAGACGCAGACGGCCTGCCGGGCGATCCCGAAAACCGTTGACCACATCCAGTGCCGATTCCACCTCGGACAGTGCCGGACGCAAACGCTCCAGCAGACGTGCACCCGCATCGGTGGGGGCCACGTTGCGGGTAGTCCGGTGCAGCAGCCGCACCCCTAACTGGGTTTCCAGACGGCGCAGCGCTTCGCTCAGCCGTGACGCGCTGGTACCAGTTGCCCGGGCCGCACCGCGAAAGCCGCCTTCGCGCACCACGGCGACAAACGCCGCCAGATCTTCAAGGTTTGCCATTCAAGATTTACCATTGTGCTGAATTCAGTACGCCTCGTGCTGATTGCACCGGATAGTCGGCCAATCGTACACGCCTTAGTCTGGCAATTCACCTTGATTCAGGACGCCGACATGACCTCCACCACCTCCAACATCACTTCCACTGGCACCTTCCAATTGGGCGATCGCACCGTCAATCGCATGGGCTACGGTGCCATGCAGCTTGCCGGGCCTGGCGTGTTCGGCCCGCCGAAAGACCGCGCCGCAGCACTGGCGGTACTGCGGGCGGCGGTGGACGCAGGCGTCAACCACTTGGACACCAGCGATTTCTATGGTCCCCACATCACCAATCAGCTGATTCGTGAAGCGCTGCACCCGTACCGAGATGATCTGGTCATCGTCACTAAAGTGGGCGCCAAGCGCGGGGCCAACGGCTCCTGGGACTCGGCATTCACCCCTGCCGAACTGGAACGCGCAGTGCATGACAACCTGCGCAATCTGGGCTTGGACGTGTTGGACGTGGTGAACCTGCGTGTGATGTTCGATGTTCACGGACCGGCCGAAGGGTCCATCGAAGCGCAGGTTGCGGCTTTGGCGAAGCTGAAGCAGAAGGGCTTGGTGCGGCACGTTGGGTTGAGCAATGTCACCCGCACGCAGATTGCCGAGGGGCGCGCCATTACCGACATTGCCTGCGTGCAAAATCAGTACAACCTGGTGCACCGTGGGGATGACGCACTGATCGATGAATTGGCAGCGGCAGGCACCGCCTACGTGCCATTTTTCCCGCTGGGTGGTTTCAGCCCGCTGCAATCTTCAACACTGGATGACGTAGCCAAACAGCTTGGTGCTACGTCCATGCAGACTGCGCTTGTCTGGTTGCTGCATCGCTCGCCGAACATCTTGCTGATCCCGGGCACCTCGTCGGTGAAGCACCTTGAACAGAACCTGGCCAGTGCCAGCCTGCGTTTGCCTGCGGATGCGCTGGCGGTGCTGGATGGCTTGGACAAGCACGCCGAGTCTTATTGATATCTGCAGTGGTGCAGGCCAAGCTGCTCCCGCATCACCAACGCCTTATCGCGTAGCCGGTGCAGTCATCGCCTGCGAGCCCGACGCCTGCTCGACATACGCCACCACCCGATCCAGCACCGGAGCCCGGAACCGCAACGGACGCGCAAAACTGCCGATCATCATCGCGTGACCGATACCGTCGAAAGTATCGGTCTGCACCGGCACCCCCACTGCGCGCAGCTTTTCGGCCAACTGGCGGGTATTGCGCACCGGGTCCACAGTCTTGTCGTCGCCGCCCGCCAACAGCAGTGCCGGTACACGTGCTTCACCCACGTGATTGATGGGCTGGGAGTCCGGTGGCGTGTTCGGTGCCAGGAAAGCAGGCTTGATGTCTTCGCCGGTGATCGGCGTGAAGTCATAAGGTCCGGCCAAGCCGATCCAACCGCGCAGCATCGCCGGTTTTTCGCCGTAGGTCGCCAGCCAGCGTGGGTCCATCGCCACCATGGCCGCGTTGTAGCCACCCGCGCTGTGCCCCATCACGAATAACTCGTCTCGATTGCCGCCGTGTTCAGCAATGTGCGCCCGTGTCCAGGCCAGTGCACGTGCCGAGTCGTCCAGGAAACCGGAGTAGGTCACCTGAGGTGACAGGCGGTAGTCCACCACCACGGTGGTGATGCCGCGCGCCGCCAGCGCTTCGCCCACGAACAGGTAGTCGTCGCGGTCACCGCTGGTCCAGTTGCCACCGTAGAAAAACACCACCACTGGGGCGTTCTGTGTACCCGTGGGCCGGTAGATATCCAGCCGCTGTCGCGGGTCGGTGCCGTAGGCAATGTCCTGGTCGCGGCTGAAATGACTGCTGGGCGTCAGGGCGTTCAGCGTACCCAGCGGCGAGCAGGCCGCCAGCGCGGTCAACGCAGGGACAGCAACCATCAGCATCTTCAACACACGTTTCATCTCGACTTCCTTCAGCTAGGGGGAAGGCCCGCGCGTACTGCCATCTGGCCGACAAGTCCCGACAAACAGTTCTACGCAGGCCACGCTCGCTTGGTTGCATCAAACGCATCGATTCCATCGAGAAGCCTGATTCGCCCGATGCATCGCGGGTTTGGCTCGCAAGCCTCGTGCCGACGCTTGAGTTCCTCCCTTCGTCGTGACGAATTCCGGTCGTGTAGTTGCCGATTGCCGATCTACAAAAGTGGCGTTATATTGTTCTGCAACAAGAGTTATTTCTATGAGATAGGAGACGGCATGACGCAGTTCATCGAAATCGAGACCCACGGCCAGACCGGACTGCTTCGGCTGAACCGTCCCGAGAAGCTCAACGCCTGGCACAAGCCCATGCGCGACGAGATCATCGCGACGCTGAAAAGCTTCGATGCGAACGAGTCGATTCGCGCAATCATCATGACCGGGGCAGGGGACCGCGCCTTCTGCGCAGGCCAGGACTTGGCCGAGGCGCATGGCTTTGACGTGACTGCGTCGGAAGCGTGGATGCACGAGTGGGAGGACTACTACGACACCATTCGCAGCCTGAGCAAGCCGCTGATCATGGCCTTGAACGGCACGGCCGCAGGCTCGGCTTTCCAGGTCGCGCTGCTGGGCGACATCCGCGTCGGCCACCCGGGCGTGCGCATGGGCCAGCCGGAAATCAATTCCGGCATCGCCAGCGTGACCGGCCCGTGGATCATGCAATCGATGATCGGTATGTCACGCACCATCGAACTGACGCTGACCGGGCGCATGATGGAAGCCGAGGAATGCCATCGCATCGGCCTGATCCATCACTTGGTTCCCGCCGACCAGGTCCTGCCCCGCGCGATGGAAGTTGCCGCCTTGCTGGCGAGCAAGCCGCCCGTTGCTATGCGTCTGGACAAGGCCCGTTTCCGTGAAATGACCCAGCCCGGTTTCGAAGAAGCCATCCGCGCTGGCATTCGCATCCAGGGCGAGTCCTACGCCACCGGTGAGCCGCAACGCATGATGGAAGAATTCTTCCGCGTGCGCGGGCATTCGGTGCCGAAGGGCTGAAGCCGTCTTGGCAGATCAGGCACGGCGCAAAGACCAATCCTGCAAGACCGGGCACACCGCAACGCGGCCGTGCCCGATGACCAC contains these protein-coding regions:
- a CDS encoding alpha/beta hydrolase — its product is MKRVLKMLMVAVPALTALAACSPLGTLNALTPSSHFSRDQDIAYGTDPRQRLDIYRPTGTQNAPVVVFFYGGNWTSGDRDDYLFVGEALAARGITTVVVDYRLSPQVTYSGFLDDSARALAWTRAHIAEHGGNRDELFVMGHSAGGYNAAMVAMDPRWLATYGEKPAMLRGWIGLAGPYDFTPITGEDIKPAFLAPNTPPDSQPINHVGEARVPALLLAGGDDKTVDPVRNTRQLAEKLRAVGVPVQTDTFDGIGHAMMIGSFARPLRFRAPVLDRVVAYVEQASGSQAMTAPATR
- a CDS encoding enoyl-CoA hydratase/isomerase family protein, whose amino-acid sequence is MTQFIEIETHGQTGLLRLNRPEKLNAWHKPMRDEIIATLKSFDANESIRAIIMTGAGDRAFCAGQDLAEAHGFDVTASEAWMHEWEDYYDTIRSLSKPLIMALNGTAAGSAFQVALLGDIRVGHPGVRMGQPEINSGIASVTGPWIMQSMIGMSRTIELTLTGRMMEAEECHRIGLIHHLVPADQVLPRAMEVAALLASKPPVAMRLDKARFREMTQPGFEEAIRAGIRIQGESYATGEPQRMMEEFFRVRGHSVPKG
- a CDS encoding LysR family transcriptional regulator, coding for MYTLKQLEAFYWSATLGSFNASSNRLHTTQSAIAKRVGELESFAGMPLFERQARRLLLTQQGHKLLVMAREMLELNQRIVQSIGDPSSLEGVVRLGVTELVGLTWLATLIDEISRRYPNVQLMPEIDGGLTLYERLQRDELDLAFMPGPFWSYEYDSTPLGSVRNVWMASPDIDIESGRELTPHDLAPYPVISQPPNSALSHIYDAWFAEQGMSVKRVFTCNNLGVTAQLTALGMGISYLPDAYFSPVVARGVLRRLDVKPDLPPIHYYSVCKKSFVTPLLSTLVDVACEVARFDIPGGTSRRQGGTPSEASP
- a CDS encoding amino acid ABC transporter ATP-binding protein, coding for MIKLQQVNKWYGEHHVLKEVDLDVARGEVVVVCGPSGSGKSTLIRTINRLEPIGKGKILVDGEDVHAKGTNINRLRQKIGFVFQQFNLFPHMSVLDNVMYAPINILKQPRAEATELARSLLERVGLADKVKAFPGNLSGGQQQRVAIARALALKPPVMLFDEPTSALDPEMVGEVLQVMKSLARDGMTMVCVTHEMGFAREVCDRVIFMDGGVILESATPEEFFSAPKTPRAQRFLADVIGH
- a CDS encoding LysR family transcriptional regulator, which codes for MANLEDLAAFVAVVREGGFRGAARATGTSASRLSEALRRLETQLGVRLLHRTTRNVAPTDAGARLLERLRPALSEVESALDVVNGFRDRPAGRLRLNVPVNVAHTILPRIVPPFLAAYPDICVEVIAQDRFVDLVAENCDAGIRYEERLEQDMIAVPIGPRWQRFATAAAPAYLNQRGRPAHPRDLLDHSCLRIRHASGAAPPWQFERDGETVTVDAKGPLVVEIGAAIELAVAAAVAGNGIIFLFEDWLQPYFDRGELEPVLSDWWPGFSGPFLYYSGRRHLPAPLRAFVDFANAMRTKE
- a CDS encoding amino acid ABC transporter permease, whose translation is MLEILQDFWLQLLIGQYPKGPLGGVVMTLILAVCGMLASLPLAVLLAIARVSPYRWVARSAAVFVNCVRGMPLLMLIFWSYFVLPKLTGFSLSGFWTLLIALVVYESAYMSEVVRSGIEALPRGQIEASRSLGVGYWTTMRKVVLPQALFNVLPSMTSQFVSTIKETSLGYVISVNELTFAANQVNNMLLTKPLEVFGLLALIYFIVCFSMSRALRSLEWRVRRARAMV
- a CDS encoding aldo/keto reductase family oxidoreductase, whose product is MTSTTSNITSTGTFQLGDRTVNRMGYGAMQLAGPGVFGPPKDRAAALAVLRAAVDAGVNHLDTSDFYGPHITNQLIREALHPYRDDLVIVTKVGAKRGANGSWDSAFTPAELERAVHDNLRNLGLDVLDVVNLRVMFDVHGPAEGSIEAQVAALAKLKQKGLVRHVGLSNVTRTQIAEGRAITDIACVQNQYNLVHRGDDALIDELAAAGTAYVPFFPLGGFSPLQSSTLDDVAKQLGATSMQTALVWLLHRSPNILLIPGTSSVKHLEQNLASASLRLPADALAVLDGLDKHAESY